The Verrucomicrobiota bacterium JB022 DNA window ATGGTTTCCTTAGGGTCGCGGGAGTAAGGGATCATGGTGAAAACTTGGTTGAAATTCGGTCGGAAATCTTGGGGCTGCTATCTGCCAAACGGCCAGAACAAATCACGGATGCGGCTGAACATCCCGGGCGGTGCCACACGCTCGGTCTCGAGAATCTGCGCATAACGGATCAACCCGATCGCCGTCGCATACCGGGGGTCCTTGAAACTCGCCTGGATGCCACTCAGCTCCGGCAGCTCCGGCCGGTAGATGTCCCGGCCGAACACATCATACGCCAGCTCGCTGAATCCACGCATCAAACTCGTGCCGCCGGTGAGAAACACGCCGTAACCGATCAAATCCATCCCGCCTTCCGGCAGCTTGTCCTTCACCAGGTTCAGCGTCTCCTCGAGCCGCTGCCGGATCACCTCGTTGAGCACCGCGCGCTCCACCTCCACATCCGCGAATCCCCGGTCGTCGGTCACCCGCGCCATCCCCACCGAACGCACCGGATCCGCCGACGCATCACCCTCCTCCACTTTGAGCGTCTCCGCCTTGGAAAACGGCAGTCCCGTCACCAGATGAATGTCGTTGGTCACGTGATCCCCACCCACCGGAATGCAGCCGGACGCCGTGATCACTCCGCCGTGATACAGCGCGTAGTCCGTCGTGCCGCCGCCGATGTCGATCACCAGCGCACCGCTCTCGCGCTGCTCCCTCGCCAGCGCCATCTGCGCCGTGGAAATCGGGGAAAACACAATATCGTCCACCTCCAGCGGCATCTCGCGCACCAGCTTGATGCTGTTCTGCAGGCGCGTGCCGATCCCGTGCACCACGTGGAAATCCGCCTCCACCGTCTTGCCAAACAAGCCAACCGGCGAGTTCGAGTGCTCCAACCCGTCGAGCCAGTAGTTGCGCACGATCGGATGCAGATACACGTGGTCCTGCGGAATGTGCACGTCGCGCGCGATCGAACACGCGTCCTCCACATGCTCCGGCGTCACCACCGGCTCACCATCCGGCAGCCGGTAGGTCCCGCGGTGGTTCACCCCCTGGATGTGCGAACCCGTCACCGCCAGAAACACACTGCCGATCTCCACGTCACTCGCGTCTTCCGCCCGCGCCAGCGCATCCTTCAGGCACGCCCGCGCCAGCGCGTAATCGTAAATCTCCCCCT harbors:
- the ftsA gene encoding cell division protein FtsA, with translation MSRRTKIHVGLEIGTSKTCLVVGEVKPDSAVKILGIGETKSAGVRKGEIYDYALARACLKDALARAEDASDVEIGSVFLAVTGSHIQGVNHRGTYRLPDGEPVVTPEHVEDACSIARDVHIPQDHVYLHPIVRNYWLDGLEHSNSPVGLFGKTVEADFHVVHGIGTRLQNSIKLVREMPLEVDDIVFSPISTAQMALAREQRESGALVIDIGGGTTDYALYHGGVITASGCIPVGGDHVTNDIHLVTGLPFSKAETLKVEEGDASADPVRSVGMARVTDDRGFADVEVERAVLNEVIRQRLEETLNLVKDKLPEGGMDLIGYGVFLTGGTSLMRGFSELAYDVFGRDIYRPELPELSGIQASFKDPRYATAIGLIRYAQILETERVAPPGMFSRIRDLFWPFGR